One Actinosynnema pretiosum DNA segment encodes these proteins:
- a CDS encoding aminotransferase-like domain-containing protein, translating into MTAPGQPAKQGPRSLDPHLRRYAARTAGMTASEIRALFAVASRPEVVSLAGGMPHLAALPMESLSAEVGQLLATDGLVALQYGSAQGIPVLREQICDVMALEGISAHPDDVVVTVGSQMGLDMVTRLFCDPGDVVLAEGPSYVGALGSFAAYQAQVVHVGMDAEGLVPEALREAIAGVERAGRRIKFLYTIPNFHNPAGVTLAVQRRAEVLEICRRHNILVVEDNPYGLLGFDGQTYPALRSSDPDNVVYLGSFSKTFAAGLRVGWVLAPHAVREKLVLAAESATLCPPTLNQMIVSRYLETHDWKGQIKTYREAYRERRDAAISALEQHMPVGSTWNKPDGGFYVWLSVPEGIDTKAMLPRAITQRVAYASGTGFYADGLGSRQLRISYCYPTPERIREGVRRLANVIKDEMELHETFGPAAGRAVSGPQAPSPDTA; encoded by the coding sequence ATGACCGCACCCGGACAGCCCGCCAAGCAGGGCCCCAGAAGTCTCGACCCGCATCTGCGCAGGTACGCGGCGCGCACCGCGGGCATGACGGCATCGGAGATCCGGGCGCTGTTCGCGGTGGCGAGCCGTCCCGAGGTGGTGTCGCTGGCGGGCGGGATGCCCCACTTGGCCGCGCTCCCGATGGAGTCGCTGAGCGCCGAGGTCGGCCAGCTCCTGGCCACCGACGGGCTCGTGGCACTCCAGTACGGCTCCGCGCAGGGCATCCCGGTGCTGCGCGAGCAGATCTGCGACGTGATGGCACTGGAGGGCATCTCCGCGCACCCGGACGACGTCGTGGTGACCGTCGGCTCCCAGATGGGCCTGGACATGGTCACCCGGCTGTTCTGCGACCCCGGTGACGTGGTGCTCGCCGAGGGCCCGTCGTACGTGGGCGCGCTCGGCTCGTTCGCCGCCTACCAGGCGCAGGTCGTGCACGTGGGCATGGACGCCGAGGGCCTGGTGCCCGAGGCGCTGCGGGAGGCGATCGCGGGCGTCGAGCGCGCCGGGCGCCGCATCAAGTTCCTGTACACGATCCCGAACTTCCACAACCCCGCGGGCGTCACGCTCGCCGTGCAGCGGCGGGCCGAGGTGCTGGAGATCTGCCGCAGGCACAACATCCTCGTGGTCGAGGACAACCCGTACGGGCTGCTCGGCTTCGACGGCCAGACCTACCCGGCGCTGCGCTCCAGCGACCCGGACAACGTGGTCTACCTGGGCTCGTTCTCCAAGACCTTCGCCGCGGGCCTGCGGGTCGGCTGGGTGCTCGCGCCGCACGCCGTGCGGGAGAAGCTGGTGCTGGCCGCCGAGTCCGCCACGCTGTGCCCGCCCACGCTCAACCAGATGATCGTCTCCCGCTACCTGGAGACGCACGACTGGAAGGGCCAGATCAAGACCTACCGCGAGGCCTACCGCGAGCGCCGGGACGCGGCGATCTCCGCGCTGGAGCAGCACATGCCGGTTGGTTCCACGTGGAACAAGCCCGACGGCGGGTTCTACGTGTGGCTGTCCGTGCCCGAGGGCATCGACACCAAGGCGATGCTGCCGCGCGCGATCACGCAGCGGGTGGCGTACGCCTCGGGCACCGGTTTCTACGCGGACGGGTTGGGCAGCAGGCAGCTGCGCATCTCGTACTGCTACCCGACGCCGGAGCGCATCCGG
- a CDS encoding GNAT family N-acetyltransferase, which yields MSRRVVGVTLDNLEHLSKHGRTCVFWELAPHLKEQAEEFGDTEFEKEAWVSSVLLEWGSCGRIIYCDGIPAGSVFYAPPAAVPRSLAFPTSPVSPDAVLMTSLEVLPEFRGGGLARVLVQGVAKDLTRRGVKAIEAFGDNQPSEDKPSCVTPADFLLQVGFKTVRPHPRWPRLRLELRSASSWKEDVEAALERLLNTVTVTTAEPSFRPA from the coding sequence GTGTCGCGTCGCGTCGTTGGCGTCACGCTGGACAACCTGGAGCACCTGTCCAAGCACGGGCGGACGTGCGTGTTCTGGGAGCTGGCGCCACACCTCAAGGAGCAGGCCGAGGAGTTCGGGGACACCGAGTTCGAGAAGGAGGCCTGGGTCTCCAGCGTGCTGCTGGAGTGGGGCTCCTGCGGTCGCATCATCTACTGCGACGGCATCCCCGCCGGTTCGGTCTTCTACGCTCCCCCCGCCGCGGTCCCCCGCTCCCTGGCGTTCCCGACGTCCCCGGTGAGCCCGGACGCGGTGCTGATGACCTCGCTGGAGGTGCTGCCGGAGTTCCGCGGCGGCGGCCTCGCGCGGGTCCTGGTGCAGGGCGTCGCGAAGGACCTGACCCGGCGCGGCGTGAAGGCGATCGAGGCCTTCGGCGACAACCAGCCCTCCGAGGACAAGCCGTCCTGCGTCACCCCGGCCGACTTCCTGCTCCAGGTGGGCTTCAAGACCGTCCGCCCCCACCCGCGCTGGCCGAGGCTCAGGCTGGAGCTGCGCAGCGCGTCGTCCTGGAAGGAAGACGTCGAGGCGGCCCTGGAGCGCCTGCTGAACACCGTCACGGTCACCACGGCGGAACCGAGCTTCCGGCCCGCCTGA